A stretch of the Actinoalloteichus fjordicus genome encodes the following:
- a CDS encoding TlpA family protein disulfide reductase, producing the protein MTALDAPPRTRRLLGTLVAALFAVSACDPGAARDGVAPGGADRLPGPVAEEIRYHEPEAAPAAPDLELTLLDGAEIGLSTLWDDRPVVLVFFSSWCATCADQQQALSDLAEVHGDAVSFVGVASRDDPAAVTDFLVEHEVPYPVAVDADRAAARHYAAEEPPLIAVIGRGGGLLRGIPGGVADPARAEELDAELSALYRRG; encoded by the coding sequence ATGACCGCCCTCGATGCGCCGCCTCGCACCCGACGTCTCCTCGGCACGCTGGTCGCCGCCCTGTTCGCCGTGTCGGCCTGTGACCCCGGCGCGGCCCGGGACGGGGTCGCCCCTGGCGGCGCCGATCGACTGCCGGGACCCGTCGCCGAGGAGATCCGCTACCACGAGCCCGAGGCGGCTCCCGCCGCGCCCGATCTGGAGCTGACGCTGCTCGACGGTGCCGAGATCGGCCTGTCGACGCTGTGGGACGACCGCCCGGTGGTGCTGGTCTTCTTCAGCTCCTGGTGTGCGACGTGCGCCGATCAGCAGCAGGCGCTCTCGGACCTGGCCGAGGTGCACGGCGATGCGGTGTCGTTCGTCGGGGTCGCGAGCCGCGACGACCCCGCCGCCGTCACGGACTTCCTCGTCGAGCACGAGGTGCCCTATCCCGTCGCGGTGGACGCCGACCGTGCGGCGGCGCGACACTACGCCGCCGAGGAGCCGCCGCTGATCGCGGTGATCGGTCGGGGCGGCGGCCTGCTGCGCGGGATTCCGGGCGGCGTGGCCGATCCGGCGAGGGCCGAGGAGCTCGACGCGGAGCTGTCGGCGCTCTACCGCCGGGGCTGA
- a CDS encoding MFS transporter: MTIQEGVSSVASGHSGADVDTAVDSQERRQFWILLVTMAGTFLALLDSFIVNVAIPSIQRDLGANLAEIQLIVGGYTLVYGLLLITGGRLGDIRGYRPTFIVGVLVFIVASAACALASSPGALIAFRVAQGVGAALFYPQVLSILQTAFSGRRRTMAFGVFGATIGLASIAGQVLGGILTSADLFGLGWRTIFLINVPVGLLAVVGAWRVLPRTRSDSPPRLDLVGSVIVSVALGMLVLPLVIGREIGWPVWTTVLLAASVPALIGYVAWENRVARRGGDPLTDPALFRSGPFAAGSGIALAFFSGNAALFLLLTLELQTGLGMSALGAGLVFVPLSAAFMISSVVAPRLTPRFGNGVLTFGYVLNAAGTALLIGTSAVLGPDLTGPAMIPSLILIGFGQGLGVSPLLGAVLSAVPPREAGAASGVMETLIQIAMSLGIAVIGLIFFTLLGPVEGVVDPAHATRAFTLALIANLVVALIAIPLTRRLPPMRRAGG; this comes from the coding sequence GTGACCATTCAAGAAGGCGTGTCGTCGGTCGCCTCGGGGCATTCCGGTGCCGACGTCGACACTGCGGTGGACAGCCAGGAGCGGAGACAGTTCTGGATTCTGCTCGTCACCATGGCGGGCACCTTCCTCGCGTTGCTCGACTCCTTCATCGTCAACGTCGCCATCCCGTCGATCCAACGCGACCTGGGGGCGAACCTCGCCGAGATCCAGCTCATCGTCGGCGGCTACACGCTCGTCTACGGTCTGCTGCTCATCACCGGCGGCAGGCTCGGTGACATCCGCGGTTACCGGCCCACCTTCATCGTCGGCGTCCTGGTGTTCATCGTCGCGTCGGCGGCCTGTGCGCTGGCGTCGAGTCCCGGTGCGCTCATCGCATTCCGCGTCGCGCAGGGCGTCGGCGCCGCGCTGTTCTATCCGCAGGTGCTCTCCATCCTGCAGACCGCGTTCAGCGGTCGGCGGCGGACGATGGCCTTCGGCGTCTTCGGGGCGACCATCGGCCTCGCCTCGATCGCCGGACAGGTCCTGGGCGGCATCCTGACCAGCGCCGACCTGTTCGGACTCGGGTGGCGGACGATCTTCTTGATCAACGTGCCGGTCGGCCTGCTCGCGGTGGTCGGTGCGTGGCGGGTGCTGCCCCGCACGCGATCGGACTCCCCGCCCCGCCTCGACCTCGTCGGCTCGGTGATCGTCAGCGTGGCGTTGGGCATGCTGGTCCTGCCGTTGGTGATCGGCCGGGAGATCGGCTGGCCGGTCTGGACGACGGTGCTGCTCGCGGCCTCCGTGCCCGCCCTGATCGGTTACGTGGCCTGGGAGAACCGGGTGGCCCGACGCGGCGGCGATCCGCTCACCGATCCGGCGTTGTTCCGCAGCGGACCCTTCGCGGCGGGCTCGGGTATCGCGCTGGCCTTCTTCTCGGGCAACGCCGCCCTCTTCCTGCTGCTGACGCTGGAGTTGCAGACCGGGCTGGGCATGTCGGCGCTCGGGGCGGGACTGGTCTTCGTCCCGCTGTCGGCGGCCTTCATGATCTCCTCCGTCGTCGCGCCGAGGCTGACACCCCGGTTCGGCAACGGCGTCCTCACCTTCGGCTACGTGCTCAATGCGGCGGGGACCGCGCTGCTGATCGGGACCTCGGCGGTGCTGGGTCCGGACCTCACCGGGCCCGCGATGATCCCCAGCCTCATCCTGATCGGCTTCGGCCAAGGGCTCGGCGTGAGCCCGCTGCTGGGCGCGGTGCTCAGCGCCGTGCCGCCGAGGGAGGCGGGCGCCGCCTCCGGCGTGATGGAGACCCTCATCCAGATCGCGATGTCGTTGGGCATCGCCGTGATCGGGCTGATCTTCTTCACGCTGCTCGGCCCGGTCGAGGGCGTGGTCGACCCCGCGCACGCCACGCGGGCCTTCACCCTGGCGCTGATCGCGAACCTCGTGGTCGCGCTGATCGCGATCCCGCTGACCCGGCGGCTGCCTCCCATGCGGCGAGCCGGGGGCTGA
- a CDS encoding FKBP-type peptidyl-prolyl cis-trans isomerase, translating into MDSDLPPCSGEEVEVVGGFGTVPEVTVPEDCGPPNELVIIPLEPGEDPAVAEGDTAVMDYQLTLWSTGDTVDSSFARNETLPVENVGAAQVIQGWNEGLVGLETGSRSVLIIPPELAYGPAGSGERLAGETLVFVVDVLETAPAS; encoded by the coding sequence ATGGACAGTGACCTGCCGCCGTGCAGCGGCGAGGAGGTCGAGGTAGTTGGCGGCTTTGGCACGGTCCCTGAAGTGACCGTGCCCGAGGACTGCGGTCCGCCGAATGAATTGGTGATCATTCCGTTGGAGCCGGGCGAGGATCCTGCAGTGGCCGAGGGAGACACTGCGGTGATGGACTATCAGCTTACGCTCTGGTCGACTGGGGATACGGTCGATTCCTCGTTTGCCCGCAACGAAACGCTCCCGGTGGAGAACGTCGGGGCGGCCCAGGTCATCCAGGGCTGGAACGAGGGTCTGGTCGGGTTGGAGACCGGCAGCCGCAGCGTGCTGATCATCCCGCCGGAGCTCGCCTACGGCCCTGCAGGCAGCGGGGAGCGGCTCGCCGGTGAGACGCTGGTCTTCGTCGTCGACGTCCTGGAGACCGCACCGGCCTCCTGA
- a CDS encoding quinone oxidoreductase family protein, which produces MMRAIQVAAPGGPETLASVELPDPTPGPGEVVVANTAAGVNFIDTYQRSGVYPVSYPFIPGQEGAGRVIGLGEGVTEFAEGDRVAWGKGTSSYADRVVVPTADLVRLPESIDERTAAALMLQGLTAHYLAVSTHPIASGETVLIHAAAGGLGLLLTQLAATRGARVIATVSTAEKEALAREAGAAEVIRYTETDFVAGVRELTDGAGVDVVYDGVGKDTFDGGLKVLRRRGLMVLLGGSSGQVPPVDLQRLNSSGALYVTRPSLVHYLAEPGELAWRAGELFDAVAAGALRVRVGHEYPLAEAAAAHTALASRGTTGKLLLLT; this is translated from the coding sequence ATGATGCGGGCGATCCAGGTTGCGGCGCCGGGCGGACCGGAGACGCTGGCCTCCGTCGAACTGCCGGACCCGACTCCGGGACCGGGTGAGGTGGTGGTGGCCAATACCGCCGCCGGAGTCAACTTCATCGACACCTACCAGCGGTCCGGGGTCTACCCGGTGTCCTATCCGTTCATCCCCGGCCAGGAGGGCGCGGGCCGGGTGATCGGGCTCGGCGAGGGCGTCACCGAGTTCGCCGAGGGCGACCGGGTGGCCTGGGGCAAGGGCACCAGCAGCTACGCCGACCGGGTCGTCGTGCCCACGGCCGATCTGGTGCGGCTGCCCGAGTCGATCGACGAGCGCACGGCCGCCGCCTTGATGCTGCAGGGCCTCACCGCGCACTATCTCGCGGTGTCGACCCACCCGATCGCCTCGGGTGAGACGGTCCTGATCCACGCGGCGGCGGGTGGGCTCGGCCTGCTGTTGACCCAGCTCGCGGCGACGCGCGGGGCGCGGGTGATCGCCACGGTGTCCACGGCGGAGAAGGAGGCACTGGCCAGGGAGGCGGGCGCCGCCGAGGTGATCCGCTACACCGAGACCGACTTCGTGGCGGGGGTTCGAGAGCTGACCGACGGCGCCGGGGTCGACGTGGTCTACGACGGCGTCGGGAAGGACACCTTCGACGGCGGGCTGAAGGTACTGCGGCGACGCGGCCTGATGGTGTTGCTCGGCGGTTCCAGCGGACAGGTCCCGCCCGTCGACCTGCAACGACTCAACTCCAGCGGGGCTCTGTACGTGACCAGGCCCTCCCTGGTGCACTACCTGGCGGAGCCGGGCGAGCTGGCCTGGCGCGCGGGCGAGCTGTTCGACGCCGTGGCCGCAGGCGCCCTGCGGGTCCGCGTCGGCCACGAGTATCCGCTGGCCGAGGCGGCGGCGGCGCACACCGCCCTGGCGAGCCGGGGCACCACGGGGAAGCTGTTGCTGCTGACCTGA
- a CDS encoding DUF885 domain-containing protein: MSDHPTPPLTGLVDDYLGWYYDRHPVHAAMLGSEAHRHTLGDFAGSALEAVEGEQAQWLRRFEGIESAALSVDDAVDRDLLIATLRGAAIHAQWPSWRRDPSVYTGPIFSSLFTTFLRGGAPESELVASARSRLAEVPAVLAACRANLDPELSAPLLVGRALDQARTGREFLTSSLPAMVTDPGLRAELAEAAAPAAEAFDTLVAFLTEFAERARGDWRMGEQNYSALLLDKELLGYDTAELHRRGLAAHAALEAEMREVAQRVPGGSADWRAVMERLQDDYPPTLEAMRAEYATETERARRFLVERELVSFAEGERCEVLPSPAFQRPILSVAYYMAPPPLTTSRLGHFFVPFTPEGFTEEQVRQRLKTNARAQMPTIAIHEAYPGHHWHLSWAAGGPRRVRKTFRTPYFSEGWALYVETMMREQGYFTDPAHELGHLEARLFRAARIVVDTALHTGEMEIAEAEQFMATKAALTPGTAVGEVRRYCSWPTQAPSYLTGCLEIESIRADYLAAGRGSLRTFHDTIAASGALPLGLARRVALES; this comes from the coding sequence ATGAGCGACCACCCCACTCCCCCGCTGACCGGCCTCGTCGACGACTATCTCGGCTGGTACTACGACCGCCATCCCGTGCACGCGGCCATGCTGGGCTCCGAGGCGCACCGGCACACGCTGGGCGACTTCGCCGGCTCGGCCCTCGAAGCGGTCGAGGGCGAGCAGGCGCAGTGGCTGCGTCGTTTCGAGGGGATCGAGTCCGCCGCACTGTCGGTCGACGACGCCGTGGACCGCGACCTGTTGATCGCCACCCTGCGGGGCGCCGCGATCCACGCGCAGTGGCCGTCATGGCGTCGCGATCCCTCGGTCTACACGGGACCGATCTTCAGCAGCCTGTTCACCACCTTCCTGCGCGGCGGTGCCCCCGAGTCCGAGCTGGTGGCCTCGGCCCGCAGCAGGCTCGCCGAGGTGCCCGCCGTGCTGGCGGCCTGTCGCGCCAACCTGGACCCCGAGCTGTCCGCCCCGTTACTGGTCGGCCGGGCACTGGATCAGGCACGCACCGGGCGGGAGTTCCTCACCTCCTCGCTGCCCGCGATGGTGACCGATCCCGGCCTGCGGGCCGAGCTGGCCGAGGCCGCCGCACCCGCCGCCGAGGCCTTCGACACCCTGGTCGCGTTCCTCACCGAGTTCGCCGAGCGCGCCAGGGGCGACTGGCGGATGGGCGAGCAGAACTACTCCGCCCTGCTGCTGGACAAGGAGCTGCTCGGCTACGACACAGCGGAGCTGCACCGACGCGGACTGGCCGCCCATGCCGCGCTCGAGGCGGAGATGCGGGAGGTCGCGCAGCGGGTGCCGGGCGGCTCGGCGGACTGGCGAGCGGTGATGGAGCGTCTCCAGGACGACTACCCGCCCACGCTGGAGGCGATGCGAGCGGAGTACGCCACCGAGACCGAGCGGGCCAGGCGCTTCCTCGTCGAGCGCGAGCTGGTATCCTTCGCCGAGGGCGAGCGTTGCGAGGTCCTGCCGTCGCCCGCCTTCCAGCGGCCGATCCTGTCGGTGGCCTACTACATGGCGCCGCCCCCGCTCACGACCTCGCGACTCGGTCACTTCTTCGTGCCCTTCACCCCGGAGGGCTTCACCGAGGAGCAGGTGCGCCAGCGGCTGAAGACCAATGCCCGCGCCCAGATGCCGACGATCGCGATCCACGAGGCCTACCCCGGTCACCACTGGCACCTGTCGTGGGCCGCAGGCGGGCCGCGTCGCGTGCGCAAGACCTTCCGCACGCCCTACTTCAGCGAGGGCTGGGCGCTCTACGTCGAGACGATGATGCGGGAACAGGGCTACTTCACCGATCCGGCGCACGAACTGGGTCATCTGGAGGCGCGGCTCTTCCGGGCGGCACGCATCGTGGTGGACACCGCGCTGCACACCGGTGAGATGGAGATCGCCGAGGCGGAGCAGTTCATGGCCACCAAGGCAGCGCTGACGCCGGGCACCGCCGTGGGCGAGGTGCGCCGATACTGCTCCTGGCCGACGCAGGCCCCTTCCTACCTCACCGGATGCCTGGAGATCGAGTCGATCCGCGCCGACTATCTCGCCGCCGGGCGCGGTTCGCTGCGGACCTTCCACGACACGATCGCGGCCTCCGGCGCACTGCCGCTCGGGCTCGCGCGGCGAGTGGCCCTGGAGAGCTGA
- a CDS encoding ATP-grasp domain-containing protein → MTSAPRVLLVTCRDLPGGYTDDADLIDALAEEGLTAAWVRWDDPAVDFAAADLVLLRSPWDYMRRLDAFLAWCDSVPRLANPASVVRWNTDKRYLVDLAAAGVAVVPSSVVAPGERPTWPATEFVVKPTVGAGSVEVGRFTPARHAEAATHLAALHAAGSTALIQPYQASVDTEGETAVVFFAGVFSHAFHKPAMLDDGPARAQARLADAEVVRPGRASEAHRAVAETALAVAARRLGLRREDLLYARVDLIADDTGSPLLLELELSEPLLGLRLTDASARARFAAAVRSMLLDD, encoded by the coding sequence GTGACCTCCGCGCCGCGCGTCCTGCTGGTGACCTGTCGGGATCTGCCAGGCGGGTACACCGACGATGCGGACCTGATCGACGCGCTCGCCGAAGAGGGCCTGACCGCCGCCTGGGTCCGCTGGGACGATCCCGCCGTCGACTTCGCCGCCGCCGACCTCGTGCTGCTGCGTTCCCCGTGGGACTACATGCGCAGGCTCGACGCGTTCCTGGCCTGGTGCGACTCGGTTCCCCGGCTGGCCAATCCCGCGTCGGTGGTTCGCTGGAACACCGACAAGCGCTACCTGGTCGACCTGGCCGCCGCCGGGGTGGCGGTGGTGCCGAGCAGCGTGGTCGCGCCGGGCGAGCGGCCGACGTGGCCTGCGACGGAGTTCGTGGTCAAGCCCACCGTCGGTGCAGGCTCGGTCGAGGTCGGTCGCTTCACCCCGGCGCGCCACGCCGAGGCGGCGACGCACCTGGCTGCTCTGCACGCGGCGGGTTCGACGGCGTTGATCCAGCCCTACCAGGCCAGTGTGGACACCGAGGGCGAGACCGCGGTGGTCTTCTTCGCAGGCGTCTTCTCGCATGCGTTCCACAAGCCCGCCATGCTCGACGACGGACCGGCCCGTGCTCAGGCTCGGCTGGCCGACGCCGAGGTGGTGCGGCCCGGGCGGGCGAGCGAGGCCCACCGCGCCGTCGCCGAGACCGCCCTGGCCGTCGCGGCCCGACGGTTGGGCCTGCGTCGCGAGGACCTCCTCTATGCCAGGGTCGATCTGATCGCCGACGACACGGGCAGCCCGCTGCTTCTGGAACTGGAGCTGAGCGAGCCGCTGCTGGGTCTGCGACTGACCGACGCCTCGGCAAGGGCGCGCTTCGCCGCCGCCGTGCGCTCCATGCTGCTCGACGACTGA
- a CDS encoding GbsR/MarR family transcriptional regulator, translating to MTERGTYSTPAANWIERVAAFYVEEGMPLIAGRILGYLLICDPPERTAAELAAAVDASSGSVSTNIRLLARAGLVSKTTRRGREAALYRLEEHRWPGFVQDRFDRVARARDLTKEGLRLLSGNSQRAARLREVSEFYGWLTDQLPELWTRWEAERRTRR from the coding sequence ATGACCGAGCGCGGAACGTACTCCACTCCGGCGGCGAACTGGATCGAGCGGGTGGCCGCCTTCTACGTCGAGGAGGGGATGCCGTTGATCGCGGGGCGGATTCTCGGCTACCTGCTGATCTGCGATCCGCCGGAGCGCACGGCCGCCGAGTTGGCCGCCGCGGTGGACGCCAGCAGCGGCTCGGTGAGCACGAACATCCGGCTGCTCGCGCGGGCCGGTCTGGTCAGCAAGACGACTCGTCGCGGTCGGGAGGCAGCGCTCTACCGGTTGGAGGAGCATCGCTGGCCGGGCTTCGTGCAGGACCGGTTCGACCGGGTCGCGCGCGCCCGTGACCTCACCAAGGAGGGCCTGCGCCTGTTGTCGGGCAATTCGCAGCGCGCGGCGCGACTTCGGGAGGTCAGCGAGTTCTACGGCTGGCTCACCGACCAGCTTCCGGAGCTGTGGACCCGTTGGGAGGCCGAACGTCGCACTCGCCGCTGA
- a CDS encoding COX15/CtaA family protein has translation MPQRDAFSRVTDRLPDVGSRVMRLLFLVNLICQTVIAVTGSVVRVTGSGLGCESWPECHPGSMVPVPHPELNAITQWIEFGNRLLSVGIGLVALLCLLGALGLRPRRPRMIRLALVTLGGTLLQGLIGGITVWMDLRWWTVATHLLVSMGLVWTAGLLLRTAGEGDREARLLVPASIRNLVGTAVGVLGALLIMGTLVTAAGPHAGDANTPRLQLPIDVLAQVHAELLFLFLGMLVALAFAFRAVEAPARAWRGYWWLLGVVLAQGAIGMVQYWTGVPEVLVTLHVLGAALVVVACAWLWTTLRDRGPAPAVFDAARQNTKPTTRRGEFASTS, from the coding sequence GTGCCGCAGCGAGATGCCTTCTCCCGTGTGACCGATCGGCTTCCCGATGTGGGATCGCGGGTGATGCGGCTCCTGTTCCTCGTCAACCTGATCTGCCAGACGGTCATCGCCGTCACCGGATCGGTGGTCCGAGTGACCGGCTCGGGGCTGGGCTGCGAGTCGTGGCCGGAATGCCACCCCGGCAGCATGGTGCCGGTGCCGCATCCCGAGCTGAACGCGATCACCCAGTGGATCGAGTTCGGCAACCGACTGCTGTCGGTGGGGATCGGGCTCGTCGCGCTCCTCTGCCTGCTCGGCGCCCTCGGTCTGCGCCCACGACGGCCCAGGATGATCCGACTCGCCCTGGTGACGCTGGGCGGGACGCTGCTACAGGGCCTGATCGGCGGCATCACCGTCTGGATGGACCTGCGCTGGTGGACCGTGGCGACCCACCTGCTCGTGTCGATGGGACTGGTGTGGACGGCCGGCCTGCTGCTCCGTACCGCGGGCGAGGGCGATCGGGAGGCCCGACTACTGGTGCCTGCGTCGATCCGAAACCTGGTCGGCACCGCAGTAGGGGTGCTCGGCGCGCTGTTGATCATGGGCACGCTGGTGACGGCGGCGGGCCCGCACGCCGGCGACGCGAACACGCCGCGACTCCAGCTGCCGATCGACGTGCTGGCGCAGGTGCACGCCGAGCTGTTGTTCCTCTTCCTCGGCATGCTCGTCGCCCTGGCCTTCGCCTTCCGCGCCGTCGAGGCCCCGGCGAGGGCGTGGCGCGGCTACTGGTGGCTTCTCGGCGTCGTGCTGGCGCAGGGCGCGATCGGCATGGTGCAGTACTGGACCGGGGTTCCCGAGGTGCTCGTGACGCTGCACGTTCTCGGCGCCGCGCTCGTCGTGGTGGCCTGTGCCTGGCTCTGGACGACCCTGCGCGATCGGGGCCCGGCGCCCGCCGTCTTCGACGCGGCCCGGCAGAACACGAAGCCGACGACCCGGCGCGGCGAGTTCGCGTCCACGAGCTGA
- a CDS encoding ABC transporter permease, which translates to MLLVQARTELLLTLRHGENLLLTLLIPLALLIGLSTLDVIDLDEPRIDALAPRILALAVMSTAFTGQAIALGFDRRYGVLKRLAATALPRWTLVCGRVLATFGVVAVQLVVLGGVALLLGWAPNLAGLGWLLLLLVLGTVVFGALGVLLGGSLRAEVVLALANTVWFALLLAGGVVVPLDVLPDGVASVVSWLPSAAFAEGMTSAATAGVGPGWQPVAVLVGWGVGAGALAIRTTRLT; encoded by the coding sequence ATGCTGCTCGTCCAGGCCAGGACCGAACTGCTGCTGACCCTGCGCCACGGCGAGAATCTGCTGCTCACGCTGTTGATCCCGCTCGCACTGCTGATCGGGTTGAGCACGCTGGACGTGATCGACCTCGACGAGCCGCGCATCGACGCGCTCGCTCCCCGCATCCTGGCACTGGCGGTCATGTCGACGGCGTTCACCGGCCAGGCCATCGCCCTCGGCTTCGATCGTCGGTACGGCGTGCTCAAGCGGCTGGCCGCCACCGCGCTGCCGCGCTGGACCCTGGTCTGCGGTCGGGTGCTGGCGACCTTCGGCGTGGTCGCCGTCCAGCTCGTGGTGCTCGGCGGCGTCGCGCTGCTGCTCGGCTGGGCCCCGAACCTGGCGGGCCTCGGCTGGCTGCTGCTTCTTCTCGTGCTGGGGACCGTGGTCTTCGGCGCGCTCGGCGTGCTGCTCGGCGGCTCGCTGCGAGCCGAGGTGGTGCTGGCGCTGGCCAACACGGTGTGGTTCGCCCTGCTGCTCGCGGGCGGCGTCGTGGTGCCGCTGGACGTGCTGCCCGACGGGGTCGCCTCGGTCGTGTCCTGGCTGCCGTCGGCCGCCTTCGCCGAGGGCATGACCTCGGCCGCGACGGCGGGCGTCGGCCCCGGCTGGCAGCCCGTCGCCGTGCTGGTGGGCTGGGGCGTCGGCGCCGGGGCGCTGGCGATCCGCACCACGCGACTCACCTAG
- a CDS encoding ABC transporter ATP-binding protein yields the protein MTPTADQPAVEVEDLAKRFRSTVAVDGLSLRLDRGQVLALLGPNGAGKTTTVEICEGFQRPDAGRVRVLGLDPIADANALRPRVGVMPQGGGAYPGVRAEEMLRLVASCAAHPLDVTWLLTTLGLDNARRTPFKRLSGGQQQRLSLACALVGRPELVFLDEPTAGLDPQSRHLVWELIEALRADGVSVLLTTHLMDEAERLADRVVIVDGGSVVAEGSPAELTSEDDQRLRFRSRAGLDLALLTTALPDGYTAQEISAGEYAVCGMIDPQVASTVAAWCARHEVFAQDMRLARRSLEEVFLELTGRELRS from the coding sequence GTGACCCCCACCGCCGACCAGCCTGCCGTCGAGGTCGAGGATCTGGCCAAGCGGTTCCGCTCCACCGTGGCGGTCGACGGACTGAGCCTGCGGCTCGACCGAGGTCAGGTGCTGGCGCTGCTCGGCCCCAACGGCGCGGGCAAGACCACCACCGTCGAGATCTGCGAGGGCTTTCAGCGCCCCGACGCCGGGCGAGTGCGGGTGCTGGGCCTCGATCCGATCGCCGATGCGAACGCGCTGCGCCCCAGGGTCGGCGTGATGCCGCAGGGCGGCGGCGCCTATCCCGGCGTGCGTGCCGAGGAGATGCTGCGCCTGGTCGCCTCCTGTGCGGCGCACCCGCTGGACGTCACCTGGCTGCTGACGACCCTCGGACTGGACAACGCCCGTCGAACCCCGTTCAAGCGCCTGTCCGGCGGCCAACAACAACGTCTCTCCCTGGCCTGCGCGCTGGTGGGCAGGCCCGAACTGGTCTTCCTCGACGAGCCGACCGCCGGTCTCGACCCGCAGAGCAGGCATCTGGTGTGGGAGCTGATCGAGGCGCTGCGCGCCGACGGGGTCAGCGTGCTGCTCACCACACACCTGATGGACGAGGCGGAGCGCCTGGCCGACCGGGTGGTCATCGTGGACGGCGGCTCCGTCGTGGCCGAGGGCAGCCCGGCCGAGCTGACCAGTGAGGACGACCAGCGCCTTCGCTTCCGCTCCCGAGCCGGGCTCGACCTGGCCCTGCTGACGACCGCGCTGCCCGACGGATACACCGCCCAGGAGATCAGCGCGGGCGAGTACGCGGTGTGCGGGATGATCGATCCGCAGGTCGCCTCCACCGTCGCGGCGTGGTGCGCCCGCCACGAGGTGTTCGCCCAGGACATGCGACTGGCCCGGCGCAGCCTGGAAGAGGTCTTCCTCGAACTGACCGGACGGGAACTTCGCTCGTGA